TGCGGGATTTTTCGTCCGTTTGTCACCAGCACGACCATCGTCTCATCCGTGTGGAAACCGACGCGCGCCACAATATGACGCACCAGTCCTTTTCGCGTTGCCTCATCATACGGTGAAATCCTCAAGTCGCCCAGAATCCGTTTCACCCGACTGACAATCTCATCACTGTACGGGTGCTGGATCGGGCAGCCTTCCATATCGATAATCTCATGCGTCCGCGGCGCATAGAATCCGGCCACAATCCTGCCGTCCACCCATCCAACCGGGACTTGCGATTTGTTGCGATATCTCCAAGGATCCTGCATGCCAAGCGTAGGGTAAACGGGAATCGCATCCCCTTCTTCCCCACCCGGCGCCGATTCCAGCCTTACCGCAAACTTCCCTATCCGCTGCAGGGCATCGGCCACCATCTGCTGTTTGTGCTCTAACTGCCCTTCATAAGACATATGCTGCAGATGGCAGCCGCCACAGCGGTGATACACAGGACAAAGCGGTTCCGTCCGGTGGTGGGACGCTTCCAGAACTTCAAGCAGTCTCCCATAAGCAAAGCTTTTCTGTACTTTGACAATCTTTGCTTTTACCCGTTCCCCTCGTATCGCACCGGGAACAAAGACGGCAAATCCTTCATATCGCCCGATGCCTTCCCCTTCGTGCCCTTGGCCGGTAATGTCGAGCTCGATATATTGATTTTTCTCTACCGGAACATTCGTCGTCGCTTTCGCCATTTATCTTTCCCTTACCTTATGTAAAATTCGGTCGGCTGCCGCATGCGCCCGATCACGCCACTCCTCAATCCTTCTCATTAAAACGGCATCCCGATTGCCTGACCTAACAAGATCCGACCGTTCCAATTCCAAAATCCCATCCGCAGCCCCCCGCGCCAGATGCGCAATAACCCGGACATCCGGCAAGACGGAAGGATGAAACCGATCTGCTCTTTCTTCTACGAGCGTAAGCAGTTTAACCAATCCGGACGCCACCTTGGCAAGCGGTGCAATCTGTTTCCGTATGCAGATATCCTGACTGCCGCTATACAGGTGAGCTACCATCTGTACATCCTCGTCTGCGAACCGCAACATATTTTCAGAGAGGGATACCGCTTCGCGGACCACCATTGACCAGTCGGCATCGGCTAGCCCTGTCACTTCGCAACCCCCGGCTCCCCCTCCTCCTTCACAAGCCCCATCCGTTCCCTCTCCACAAGCCTCGTCTGCTCCCTCTTCCCAAGCCTCGGCGGCTCTATCTCCGCTAGTCCCGCCAACTCGCTCACCGCAGACAGCCACCCCATCTCTGCTTCTCGAGTGACGTTCCGATACGCGCGCCGCCAGTTCTGCTAGACTGGACAGCATCGCGCCAATCACCGCGATAACTGCGCCACCGCATGGACTGGGCAGATCCGGTTTGCCGACCTCTCTGCAGAAATCGGTCAGTGGTTCATTCGCATACGCCAAAGGTGTAAGTCCCCTTTCTTTTCTTTTCCTTTCCATCCTATCCTCACTTCACTATACACCAATCCCTGTCTGTCTGCTTGGCGGCTGTTTTTGTCAGTCTTTCCAAAATTCCATTTTTCGCAATCGGAGGAAAAGAAATGAGAAAAAGTCGGCCTCTGCGCTCTTATCTTTTGCAATCGCAGCCGGATCAACCGGTTATTTTGCAAATACGGCGCAAACGGCGGAAGACATTTCAATCATAGTTGAAGACAAACCGGTCTCACCTGATACACAACCTTTTATCTTAAATGACCGGGTGATGGTCCCACTCCGGGCATTGGCCGAATCAATGGGTGCCAATGTTTCCTATGACGTGGTGACAAGTACCGCAACTGTCTATAAAAACAATACAACCTTACAAATCAACTTTCAAACTGGATCGGTCACAAAAAACGACCATGCAATGACCATCAGCCCCGCCCCGCAATCGCCAACAGCCGCTCGATGGTGCCGCTTCGTTTCATTGCGGAGGGATTTGGCAACAAATTGGAATAGACTTCGTAAATCTGCCTAACATCGGCCCCGTCGAATATACGGTAAATGGAACGATGGCAGACAGGGAGAGTGCCGCTCCCAGCCAAATTCCGCAGGATGTACTGGATACAGCGGTCGACGCGACGCCACAGTAACCTGTTCGCCTGGAAATAAATAAAAAGGGATGGGGCTCTTCCCCATCCCTGCTCATTTCTGATACCGTTACATCCGATTTACATAAGCGGAAAATCCATTATTTTCTTCAAACAGCAATTCCACCGTTAATTTCTGCGGATCGAACTGGTGGTATTCGGACAGATACACAGCCACCGAATCGATCAGATCCTGTTCTGTCAAATCGTATCGGTACAACCCGTTTTGCGCTGTCACCAAAGCCGAGAAGCCCTTTTGTTCTTCATAGAACAGCTCAGCTTGCAGGCTTTCCACAGGCCGGTTATGACGCATCGCGGTCAATACGCAGACCGAATCGATCAAGTCTTGCTCGTCGAACAAAATCTTCATAGTTTCCTTCTCCCCATAAAGTAACGGATCAGCCTATACACCAGATAAATGACCAGCAAATCCACCAGAATTCCGATTATCGAAAATCCGCCAAATCCATATCCGCCAAACGGGTGGAACATTCCGGAAAACAGATGTCCCATCAGAGCGCCTGTTGCCATACCGCCCAGGAACGAACCCATCCCTCCGAAGAAAGAAGTTCTTGGTTGTGAAGCCTGATTTACAGGCGGCGTGTTTGTCTGCGGTTTAGTCGCGTTCACAGACGGGCTTTTTACACCGGAACTGTATGACTTGGTTCCCGTTGAACCCGAAACCGGATTGCTTACCCCCGCATGTATATTCGAACCTCCACTGTAGGATCCTCTCACACTGCCAGCTTTCGTGGCAGCATCTGCCACTCCGCTACCCATTACCCCTGCGGCAAACAACAGGGTAAAAATTGCAGTCAACCATTTTTTCATGGTTGATTCCTCCTTTCATGCTTACATATTAGATAATATACAGAAAAAAGAAAAATCGAAGCCTGTCGGGCCCCGATCAAATTTTAATCAAATTATTATTACCGATCAAAACATATCACTGTCTCTTAGCTTTGCTCGTTCGCGCTTTGATTTGCTTGCACAAGCCGCCAAGCAGTTTTATCGATCATCTGATCGCCCAGGTAAGAATCGGCCGACATCATCATACGTGTGGCTCCTTGCAGAACTGATTTGGGCAGAACCACCCAGAACCCGTCAGACCCTTTTTGCAATCGGGCACCGGCAGGCAGATCCATACTGTTCTTCGCCAACTTCTCTGCGGACAAGCGTGAATCCTGAACCGTCAGGTCGAGACGATTCACACCTTCCGGCCGGAAAAATCGAATCCGAACATGATAGGTAATTCGACCCTCGCTGCCGGATCTCGACTTGACCCCCACCCAGAATGCATCATCCGAT
The sequence above is a segment of the Effusibacillus dendaii genome. Coding sequences within it:
- the rlmD gene encoding 23S rRNA (uracil(1939)-C(5))-methyltransferase RlmD → MAKATTNVPVEKNQYIELDITGQGHEGEGIGRYEGFAVFVPGAIRGERVKAKIVKVQKSFAYGRLLEVLEASHHRTEPLCPVYHRCGGCHLQHMSYEGQLEHKQQMVADALQRIGKFAVRLESAPGGEEGDAIPVYPTLGMQDPWRYRNKSQVPVGWVDGRIVAGFYAPRTHEIIDMEGCPIQHPYSDEIVSRVKRILGDLRISPYDEATRKGLVRHIVARVGFHTDETMVVLVTNGRKIPHIDELVSRLRDEIPHLVSIIQNVNAAVTNVIFGPDTITLWGKDTIEDRIGDIRFSISARSFFQVNPIQTGVLYQKALEYAGLTGDETVIDAYCGIGTISLFLAQKAKRVVGVEVVADAIEDAKKNAALNGIENVEFLVGQAEKVIPELYAKRGLRADVVVVDPPRKGCDEALLQTIVDMQPKRVVYVSCNPSTLARDLRYLEDRGYQTQQVQPVDMFPHTFHVECVVSMSLKL
- a CDS encoding copper amine oxidase N-terminal domain-containing protein — encoded protein: MVEDKPVSPDTQPFILNDRVMVPLRALAESMGANVSYDVVTSTATVYKNNTTLQINFQTGSVTKNDHAMTISPAPQSPTAARWCRFVSLRRDLATNWNRLRKSA
- a CDS encoding DUF2653 family protein, which gives rise to MKILFDEQDLIDSVCVLTAMRHNRPVESLQAELFYEEQKGFSALVTAQNGLYRYDLTEQDLIDSVAVYLSEYHQFDPQKLTVELLFEENNGFSAYVNRM